The following nucleotide sequence is from Diospyros lotus cultivar Yz01 chromosome 3, ASM1463336v1, whole genome shotgun sequence.
aaattatttttcacagAGATATTTTTATGCCttcacatttttttctattatttttttatttttctattcttttcttgTATCATCATAACATCAAAATCCATCAAGTCATTCCATTCCCATTGTTAAGTTATTCCTGTCGAGCTATTCGGTTCATATCCTAGTACACGAGTATTTTTATGCCTTCACTTGAAATAAAAGTCTTCCTAAAGGCACTCATTAGTGCATTCtcttacttattttattaaattatttaataatttcactttttaaaaataaagatgtcTAATAAAACGTTTTAAAACTTCGGAGTACCACATGACTTTTTTGATATTATAGAGATATTTTTATACCTTCACCATTTTTCATCTCAACTCTCTTAGAGAATCTATAGCTGTAGAGAAAGGACTTGATGCaacgaaaatgaaaataaaattcatgttAAATGGAGAATGGAATAGTTTATTCCCTCAAATAGTTGATCATACGTGttcaaattacatttttataagttacaacatatcaaatcagCTCATTATTTGGCTACATATCAGATACAACACAACATTCTAAAACACTCTGcatcaacaaaataaatgagAACTCAAAAACATGACAACTGTTACCTCCTGCACCTTCATCTTGCAAAAATATTAACATATGACATCTTCAGGCACTCAGAGACATGGAAACAACCGATGACAGTTTGAATTTGCGCGATTTAGTTGAATTCTGCAGCTGAAACAGCACCTCTGCATTTGATCTAACAGTTACTTCCTTCCAATCGGAAGCTGAAGCCCCTTCATTTCGGTAGTCTCGAGAACAATACAGGACTTGGAGCTTAGAATGGACTGCATTTGTAACCACAGACAGTTGAATAGAAATATAACAGTTAGTTAAAACTTTATGATAAAGGATCCTAATAAATACGTATGTATCAGTATGTTTCTACATGGATGAGATATTTGGGTCATGAACACAACACAAGTCAGTTAAGTCTGAGAATGAAAGCCAATATTAGTCCAGGTACACTTATGCCTTGCTCAATGTGGCAGTGCAATTTAGTATTTGAGGTGTTGTAGATCATGTGCATTATTTAGTGTTTTGAGTAGCATTACTAGGATCTGAAAATCATATGAGATAAAGAGTCTGAAGAGAGGAGAGTTCTGAAGCCAAGTTTTGAGTTCCCTTGCTTTTAATACTTTGTTCCTATTCTTCGTCAATTGCAACTAACAATTAGTATTATAAAGCGAAAGATCGACATCTCCATGCTGATCTACTCTCTAAATCCATTTTCCTCCTTGTAATTGGCAAAACCTCGATCTCTATTGCAGTCCCAGTCTTAGCACAAAAGACCCAACCGTCGCTTCACGCAATCGTGTGCGCTTGGCATACAAACTCAACTAATAAGCCCATATCTCAGGTTGggctcaaatatttaaaaaagaggAGTGTCAaaaaggacacatggcaagggCTGGTAATGTAAATTGGAGCACTATTCAACCTATAGTTCTCAAGAGCACAAGGTGCACTGAGGCGCAAAGAGCGCTTAGGGACTAGGCGCGAGGCACAAGGTGAAGCATGAGTTTCATGCGCGTGGTGCACGTgcatactaaaaatatatataaaatgctTAAATCATATTACTTCCAATTTAAAGCTATAAAGAGAAAATACTTATGGATATTTCCCGGACTGCTCCTTATGGGCTGGATTCGACCCAGTAGGCCGACCCAATCGCCTAAAACCCAATAGGCCCGAGCTCAAACTGCGGAACCAAGCAGACTCCCAAAGAGCTCTCAGCAAGGCTTCCAACGAGCTTTCAGCAATATACCCAACGAATTCCTAGCGATACTTTCAATTCACTGGCCTAACCGTTCAGCTCGCCGATCAAACTACTTAGTTCGCATAACAATATTATTGCTGAATAGCCGGAGGCAGGAACCCACATACTTTATCTAATGCAAACCAGATCCCTGGTAATACGGAGCCCCACttccgattttatggaattgataaagaCATCTTGTTCCCATGATGTCATTATttcacttttgtattttatacaactgtaaacacccctcactataaataggggtcaaaaataCCATTGTGATTGGGGGACAACAAGAAtaacatactgttactctgccgGAATACTCAGAGGACAGTTGTAGAGTAGGCATCATTCTAGCTGAGCCACGTAAAAAATTCCCTGTGTCCGTTCTATTTTATTCTTCCTCCTTGCATTtcggtttatttatttattgcgGGCCTACGAATCACGGTTAGCTGATTTTGAACGTCGAcacttatatataaaaaaaaaataaaaaatttagttgaaacagaaaagagagagagagagagagagagaaactgaacacttaatattttcaatttaatatttatatctaaattagttgaaactaaacaaaaaataaaggagaaattgaaacagaaaaacacacacagacacacacacaaaaaaaacaaagcaGAATAAGACAGCGTGCAGCACTGAACAGAAAAATCTAAGCAAAACAACACAAAACACCAGGTAAAAGGAAAGGAGATAATAGGAACCCCTCTAATAAGAACTGAACGCTACTAATTTCTCTCTGTCTTCTTGTTGTAGGATAGATTACAAGGAAAACGATGTTGGAGGGCAGTATAAAGATGTCACTGTCCATGTGACACACAGAAGAAAAACCAACTGAACACGCATTGCAGACTCTCTGATATATTTTAAGGTtgacatatttttaaatttagcactCCAGAGTAAGCATCATTTACCCTGGAACACGTTATAGCTACCATGTATGAGGAGGCACAAGAAGGGTAGAAAGTTACCAACGACAAACATGCTTGTCTTTTGGACGATCAAACGACTGACTTTGGACCTCTTGATGGCTTTTAAAGATTGAACATCCTCCTCCTTCCCCTTAAAGTCCAGAAATTCTCCAAGGAGGTACTTGTTACCTTTGAGCTCCAACCTGCAAGGTATATGAATCTCTTTCTATTCTTTTCCAAGTTACAAATATCCCACGTAGGAAAAACAAAGGTGCGAAATACTGAGGACTGTACAataacaaaaacagaaaataaatgcCCAGATCAGTATCACCAAAAATACCCATAAAACACTCGACTGAGCAACTATTATTCACCAATGAGACTGCAACTCAAAAAGCATGTAATATATCCATCTACTCTCCAGACTCTTCAATAGCTTCTCACTTATCTTTGCATAACCCCAATTACTCCATGTTTTCATTTGTTCTTTTTGTGTAAAATTCTGCAGTTTCCTCGTCTATCTGGTTCCTTTTCTAACTCAACTTTACTAGTACTTGCCTGATAAACTTTGATCTCTATCATTCACCTGATTACATGATATCAAAGGGTAAAATCATATAGCATGGTAGTCAATGGCAAATTTTTCACTTTCATCTATACAGCAATTGGCATAGTccaccaccatcatcatcaaatgTACtgtatcctaaccaagttagagtTGGGGGCACAACATTCATAATGttaattgacttctaaaagtcacattgataATACAAGCTcgtgcaaaagaacaatgtggcaaaatttcaTGTTTACCCTTCCTGAGGCAACCCACTAAAGAGGGAATaatgagataaagttccaacaccatcttcatatggataAGTTTAATGAGATGATGGTGAATGAAGACACATTTTATGTggaaaatctcaaaaaaaaaaaaaaaaaaagttgaatggAATGGTAAAAAAAAGAGATATTTTAAGCACAGACAGAAACAAACCTATCCCATGTCGGGGCTGTGCTGAGGACAAAATTTAGCTTCTGTACTGATTCCTGCTTTTCCTTCTTTCCCCCCAAAAATGCATCCTTAATCCATCCAGAAAACATACTCTTCCACTCGGGTTTCAGTTGTATCCACTGTTCAtatgtgacaacctcaggtGGAAAGTAGTCTGAATGAATGGCACTGATTGAATGGGATGAAAAAGCTTGGTGTCAGTTGCAAACAAGAAGTTAGAATGACAATTACCCAAATCTGCCATACAAAATATCACTTCTAGCTACATGCAATTGTCATAACATCTATAACCATGTAGGCCAGAGCGCATTAAGTAAAAAGGCAATGTCTTTTGATTAAGGTCCTGCTTGTGGATGGTGCAATTAAATGGTTATTTTCATTTGGTTCTTTCCTGAACTCTACCCACACAGAAGCAAGTTTGCTATGAAAATTTCCTTTGGCGGTATGCCCATAGCTCATAATCAATCCCATTATAAGATGTAAAGTCAGCATACATTCCACTGGCAATATGCCTATTGCTCATAACCAATCCATCATAAGATGCAAAGTCAGTGCAGGGTATACTATACTATCACCAATATTACATTTAGAAGTAATGATAAAAAGCCATGCAGCAATCTCTAACACTCATGTCAGAAAAAGGTAATAAAAGATAACAATTTATTCTAGAGGTTCACATAACAAGGTTGATTCCATGAAGGTTTGATTCCAGCAAGTTATCGGGAGAATTGAAGGAAAACAGAAAGCCTTGTTTGACCAGAGCAAACATGGTTTGTGTTACTCCCAAAGGAAGAATTTGATACACACCAGAAATTTGGATTGGGGCATATAACTTTGCAGGACAAATATCCTTCTGGAACAGTAGTGTTCCCCCTTCCTTCAATATAGTATTTGAGAACAGCAGCTTGTCGTTTAGCTTCTGCCACCTGAAATTTATGCACTGTGAGGTAAAAATACTTCATGGTCTCATAAAACACATAATCCTACTTAATTGTCAAAGTTTTGACCAAAGCCTTACAGCACAAATGACGGAACCAGTGTTAACATGAAGGAAGACAGGCTTCTGACAAAGCCATAGCAAAGAGTAATAgaaatactcaagtattcagtTTGTCTAACGTCAATATCTGAGCCACATCATCTAATCatagattaataattcacaaaaattcatttgtCTCCCCCAATAACACAAGTAATATCATCCCAAACATACTTCAAATTGAGAATTCATTACAAGTGATACTCATAAAACTCAGTCCACTCTTGGCTTGGTAATCACTGCCCTaataatcaaaatagaaaaggtCTATGATTTTAGTCAGCTAGATCACTCATTCATCCCACCAAttatgatgttataaatttgattgagaGGAGGCAAACATGCCCAAATATttatgctaattttttttaataaaatttattaaataagtttaaaacTTCTGCATATgaatttaaagtaaaaaaaatgggtaattttaaagtaaaaaattggTTTTGATACTCAAGAAACTGAATCCAACctaataatcataaataaaattttgttctttgtttaattttgttattgtttatgACCCATCATTACAGATACCAAgctctaaaattatttaatacatctattgttttgaaaattcaaaaactcaTTCATAGAGAAACAAAGAATGATTTACAAAATAGATGTTTCCTTTACACAATTTGTCACCAAAAGTTTCTTTAACTGGACTAGGTGAAATACATGTCTCTTCTTATTTAAGGAGATGTCTAGGTTTAAATATATTCTCacataatttcaaattaaacttTTGTACGGTAAACAAAGGTGTCGTGAAAACTTAAATTGCTTAActattgaataaataataaatttcttatattatttcAGATGCAATAATTAAATCATATGACTAATCAGTCACCATTTTTTGACAGGATTGTTTggggggattttttttttggatgggGGGATTGTCCATCCAGCCCGCTCTCATATTATTCTCCAGTTACTATAGTTCCAAAATTCAATGGCTCTTTTGCTATGAATGAAGTGTAAAATTGTTAATGGAGAGGGGGATGGAAGAGGGTACTAATTTGGAAAAGTCAAGAGACAAAATAGAAATGGAATGTAATGAAAATGTATGGAAAGTATTTCCATCCATTCTCCTCCAAAGCCTATTTTTTGTCTCCCTTGAATTGGGGGAGAATGGATGGAAAACTTTAATTTTGCATGCTGAGTTAACCATAATAACTtattaaaagttcaaaattgtCCTTGACTTAACAAAACTCTACTTTTCCATGAGGGGGGCATTATTtgtcatttgttatttaatcTCTCTCCACTCCATCCATTCCCATTGCTCTCTCAAACAAGgagaaagtattttaaattacTTTGCATCCCCTACTCCTTCCAAAcaaggagaaaatattttacattccgTTTCACTCTTTTCCATTCCACTCCATTACTAACTCTCTCCCAAacaaagcataaaaaaaaaaaaaaaaagtacttgCAATTATCAAAGCATTTCACTAGAGAAGAATTATGATTCTAGAGTAAGACTTGCAACATAAATTTTGGTATCCAATTGACCCATGCATGCATGACAGAGTCCAGCGGTTAAGTACAAGCCAAAAAACAAAAGTATTCTCACACACTATATGAATTTCATAAACCAactgaatacatcttacttcaGCATGTTAGTCACATAAtcatttaaaaacatattatcAATCAGTTGGATGAATTCTAGTTCCGCTGTACTCTCAACTATATCTACCAACACAAGCATTTACCCCGGTAGCTTTCAATTGGGTATAAAAAGTCACATCCTGAGTTAGGTATAAGCACAAGCAATAGACATGTATAAAGCATTACACAAACACATCAACATGGAAAATTTTAGATGCAGGACTTGACAGGCAGGCTGGAAAAGTTATAATTTcgtataaataataattcttaTGACTCTTTCAGATAACAAGTGCACTATTAATTTCATATTAGCTTTTTATTTGCTTTGTCACTTTTTCTAGATACAAACTAAAAGTGAAAATGGATGGGCTCGAGTTTCGTCACAACAGCCCACAGATATAGAATTGGCTGCCACAGTTATCAGATGATGGTGACCAACGGCCTAATTTTTGTGGTCAAACTTGGAACCAACCGAAGACGGGACTAAAGAATCAAGGTTATATCTGCTGACTTGATGGTCATCCTCTACTCTCCCAAGCAAGAAGAAAACATTTAGCATTCAATTCCATTACTGGATCTCTCCTAAACAAAGCCTAAAGGCAGACTAAGATTAGACATCCAGATACCTAAACAAGAAGAAAGCATTTTGGATTCAATTCCTCCTAAACAAAGCCGAAAGGCAGATTAAGATTAGACAACCAGAAACCTAAAAATGTTAGAAGAATGGAAAATTAAATCGATGAAAGAGCAGATATTTAAGCCCTAACTTACAGGATCTGGATGATGCTCAGTCTTCTGATTAAGCCCACTGTGGAAACCCAACTTCCATCAGCCTTAACTGAAACAAAACCTGAGAGATTCTGTACATAAATTACAACTGCTTCTTCTCCGCTACAGAAATGAAAGCAATGCACCCAGTTATGACCAAGACAAAACGTGAAAAACAGAAGATAAAGTTATGAACTTGGATCagggaaatttgaaaatatcaacTCAAAATGAGCAACAACAGTCAAGTAACCTCATGAATCACACTGGTGGTTTATTGACTTACGTACCCTTTGGTGACGAGGACCATATCAATATTTTGTAGCTGACTAGTATCAGCATCTGGAATCCGCAGCCCAGTATACACTTTCCCACCATGAAGCTTTTCAAGTCTACAGACAGAAAAATATGAACAAAACCAAGTTTATGAGGAGCACATTTTTGGTAGAGTTAgaaaacaaaggaaaagagaacaAAATTCAGTACAAATTCGGTAAGGGCAAGTAGTATTGGGTTCAACTAAAAGAGGGTTTGCATTTATTTAGGGCTGGAAATGAGCCAGGCCTACAAAAGCTAAAGTTCATTTGTTTAAATTTGCCNNNNNNNNNNNNNNNNNNNNNNNNNNNNNNNNNNNNNNNNNNNNNNNNNNNNNNNNNNNNNNNNNNNNNNNNNNNNNNNNNNNNNNNNNNNNNNNNNNNNTCAAATTACATTTCTATAAGTTAGGACAGACATATCAAATCTGCTCATTGTTTGAAGTTGTTTGGCTACATATCATATACAACAACACAACATTCTAAAACTCTCAGcatcaacaaaataaatgagTACTCAAAGGGTAACATGACAACTGTTACCTCCTGCTCTTCATCTTCAATAATATTAACATATGACATCTTCAGGCACTCAGAGACATGGAAACAACCGATGACAGTTTGAATTTGCCCGATTTAGTTGAATTCTGCAGCTGAAACAACCCCAAGGTATTTGATCTAACGTTACTTCCCTCCAATCGAAGGTGAAACCCATTCCTTTCGGCAGTCTCGAGAACAATACCGACTTCAAGCTTAGAAAGGTCTGCATTGGTAACCACAGGCAATTGAATAGAAATATAACAGTCAGTTAAAGCCTTATGATAAAGGATCCTAATAAATACGTATGATGAGATATTTGGGTCATGAACACAAACACAAGTCAGTTGAGTCTGAGAATGAAAGCCAATATTAGTCCAGGTACACTTGTGCCTTGCTCAAAGTGGCAGTGCAATTTAGTATTTGATGTGTTGTAGATCATGTGCCTTATCTAGTGTTTGAGTAGCATTATTAGGATCCGAAAATCATATGAGATCAGAGTCTGAAGAGAGGAGACTCCTGAAGCCGAGTTTTGAGAGTTTTGATTTCCCTTGCTTTTAATGCGTTGTTCCTATTCCTCGTCATTTGCAACTAACAACTAGTATTATAAAGCGATAGATCGACATCTCCATGCCGATCTCTTTCTAAAGCCGTTTCCCTCCTTGTAATTGGCAAAACCTCGTTCCCTATTGCAGTCCCAGTCTTAGCACAAAAGACCCAACCTTCGTTTCACACAATCCTGTGCACATGGCGTACCTACTAAAACTAATAAGCCCAAATCTCAGATTGggctcaaatatttaaaaaagaggAGTGTCAGAAAGGAACATGGCAAGGGCTGGTAATGTAAATTGGAGCACTATTCAACCTATAGTTCTCAAAAGCGCAAGGTGCAGTGAGGCGAAAAGAATGCT
It contains:
- the LOC127796775 gene encoding uncharacterized protein LOC127796775 isoform X1 translates to MWLEIIFGLVVYCLSGLFFSGDDDDILDVENLETTDSDALFSVAARLEKLHGGKVYTGLRIPDADTHQLQNIDMVLLTKGGEAVVISVQNLSGFVSVKADGSWVSKSGRNHKTEHHPDPVAEAKRQAAVLKYYIEGRGNTTVPEGYLSCKVICPNPNFCAIHSDYFPPEVVTYEQWIQLKPEWKSMFSGWIKDAFLGGKKEKQESVQKLNFVLSTAPTWDRLELKGNKYLLGEFLDFKGKEEDVQSLKAIKRSKVSRLIVQKTSMFVVVHSKLQVLYCSRDYRNEGASASDWKEVTVRSNAEVLFQLQNSTKSRKFKLSSVVSMSLSA